The DNA region GAACGCCGGGAGTCCGGACGCGATCAGGTTCATGGTGCCACTGTCGGGATCGATCACGAGCACGTCCACGGTCTCAGAGGCACCCTCCGCGACGGTCACGTCGTCGATCGGGGTGATCGCGACCGTCCCCAGGTCGCCCGGCACGTGGATCGTGAACTCCTCCGTGGCCGATTCCCCCCCCGCCGTGGCGGTCACGCTCGCCGTATGCGTGCCGGCGTCCCCGGCGAGTGGATTCAGGGTGATCGTCGTGACGACCGCCCCCGTTCCGCTGGTCGGAGGGTTGAGCGAGGCGAAGCCGGGCAGGGTCGAGGTGAGCGTGATCGCGTCACCGTCGATGTCCGCCGCGGCCACATCGACGGTGGCCGTTCCTCCCTCGTTCAGGGTCACGTCGGAGATCGGCGACACCGTTGGCGCCGCCGCATGCGCGACGGAGGGGAGACCAACGAGTAGACCCAGGATCAAAGCTCGAAGCCACGTCTTCATCGAATTCCTCCTTGGGTCCGCGGGATCTGCGCAGAGGCAGCCCCGCAGCGGTTCGTGCATGGGTCCTCCAGTCGAGAAGAGAACCGCTATGGCAACCCAGACGACGCGCCCGGGAGGCGCCGAGCCGTCGCGTTTGGCGTGCGCTCGAGACAACAGGTCCGGAAGGAAGGCTGGCCGCGTAGAACTTAGAAAGAGAGCAGCCTCGAGCACAGCTCCCTCGGCGGGTCACCGGTCCGGCCGAAGTCGTGTAAGTCTAACAAAGAAGGTGGGGGATCGTGGCAACTGGAAAAAATTTCACCGCGCGTGGTCTGCGAGGAGGGTCGCGTGAGACTTCCATCCTGACACCGAAACGCCTCGGGAATCGTCGGTTACCGATCCCGAGGCGTTGGTTGAAGACCGGTCGTGACGAGCTTCGTCAGGCCGGTACACTCCTGCGGCGAACCATCCGATAGACGGCCAGGAGGAGGATGGCCCCCACCAGGGACGCGATGATACCCGCTCCCTCTCCCTCTTCGTACATGCCCATCGAACGGCCGATGAATCCGGCCAGGAGGGCTCCGCCGATTCCCAGGAGAATCGTCGTGAGGATGCTGCCGCCGTCGCGACCAGGCATGATGAGCTTGGCCAGCGCTCCCACGACCAATCCTACGATGATGAACCAGAGAATGTTCATGTGGTGCTCCTCTCTCCATTCACGGGCAGGCGTGTTTCAGGATGGATCCGTAACGCCCGCCGAATGATTCGGTAGCCCCAAGGGCTCCCGATCTGCCGCTTCGTGCGACATCTGCCTCCCTTTGCAGAGCATGAGCAGTGCCGACGCGAAAGCCGGCGAAGTGGATCGAATTGAAACACCGGGCAGCCGGCCTAACTCGAGTCGTGACCGATCCAAAGAGGACGGACCCGCAAGAAAAGTTCGTATTGCCCGGCCGCGACGCAACGTTCTTCGTGAACATTCTTTGTACAATCCTTATCCTTGTTGCGGGCGCCAAACCCTGCGAATGGAATCCGCCCCGTAGCGCGGGGCGTCCAAACGGATCCTCGAAGACCGCATCGTCCCACATCGTTCGACACCCCGACGGAGTACGCTCCCATGACGTGCCTTCGCCCCGGCCGAATCTGGATTGTGACGCTCGTCCTCGTGCTCGCCTGTCTCGGATGCGCCTCGATGCGTCCCGCGACACCTCTGGAAGCGGCTCGGCTCTTCACGCAAGACCCGGTCATCGAACCCGCGCGAGCGCCGAAACCCTCTCGCGGCCAAACCGGATGGGCCTCGTTCTATGGGCCCGGCTTCCACGGGAGAACGACCGCGAGCGGCGAGACCTACGACCAGGAGGACCTGACCGCGGCCCATCCCACGCTCGAGTTCGGCTCGCGGGTCAGGGTCACGAACCTCGCGAACGGAGAGACGGTCGTGGTGAGGGTCACCGATCGCGGCCCGTACGTTCGCGGAAGAATCATCGATCTGTCGGTGGGAGCGGCGAGGGAGCTGCGCTTCGTGGAGCGCGGGGTGACGAAGGTGCGTCTCGAGCCGGTCTCGTGAAGTCGGCGCCCCGAGCGAGGGGCGATGCGGTCAGCCGGGCTTCTGGAGGCTCACGTCCATGGAGCCCGTCGCTTGATCGAGATCGAACCGGACCTTCCAGACACCGGGCCGGCCGGGGTGCGTGACGAATGTGCCGGCCTCGCGCAGGCTCTTCGAGTGGATGACGAGTCCCTCGGGATCTCGAATCTCGATGTGCGCCACCCCATCCTGGATCCCGCCCGCCTGGACCACCATCGCGATGCTCGAGGTCGTGTTCCACTCGTACTCGAGCATCTCCGTGAAGCGCTCGAGCGATGCGATCCGGATCCGGAACCGATCCGTCTCGTTCGTGACCGAGAGATCCCGGCTCACGCTGTGCGTCGAGGCGCACCCGGGAGCGAGCAAGGCGATGGCGAACGTCGCGGCGTGGAGCGCGGCCCTCATCGGACGTCCGAGCCGATCCCGCTGTCGCCTCCCTCGAGGTTGTCCCGCCGGCGGGAGCCCGCAATCCCGAGAAGCGAAGTGAGCCCGGACCTGAGTCCGCTCACGACGAGGCTCACCGTGTTGAGGGACGGCTCCAGGATGTTCAGGATGTCGCTCGCGACGTTCGTCACGCGGCTCTGCACCGTCTTCACGTCACGCGTCAGGACGCGCACGTCCGCGATCAGTCCGTCGAGC from Candidatus Eisenbacteria bacterium includes:
- a CDS encoding septal ring lytic transglycosylase RlpA family protein encodes the protein MTCLRPGRIWIVTLVLVLACLGCASMRPATPLEAARLFTQDPVIEPARAPKPSRGQTGWASFYGPGFHGRTTASGETYDQEDLTAAHPTLEFGSRVRVTNLANGETVVVRVTDRGPYVRGRIIDLSVGAARELRFVERGVTKVRLEPVS
- a CDS encoding GlsB/YeaQ/YmgE family stress response membrane protein — translated: MNILWFIIVGLVVGALAKLIMPGRDGGSILTTILLGIGGALLAGFIGRSMGMYEEGEGAGIIASLVGAILLLAVYRMVRRRSVPA